Genomic segment of Calditrichota bacterium:
CTTTGCCGGGTAACACATTTTCTCCCGGAAGAGATGGACAAAATCAAACCGGGAGACTTTGATCTGTACCTGTTTGTGGATGACGGATTGCGGTATCCCATCCCCTTCCAGTTGCGGCCGAATGCCTGGTGGGTGATTGACACACATTTGCAATACGACTATGACCGGGAAAAGGCAAAACTATTCGATTACGTTTTCGCAGCTCAAAAAGACGGGGCACAGAGGCTGTTGCAGGATGGCATTCGGAATGTGTTCTGGCTGCCCCTGGCGGCCGATCCCCAGATTCACAAAAAACTTCCGGCGAGGAAAGAATACACCGTTTCCTTTGTCGGGCATTTTGCCGAGGGACCGCGAAATCACCTGCTAAAGGTTATTCAGGCCAATTTTAACTCGGTGTTTATCGGGCAAAAGTTCTTCAAGGAAATGGCGCAAATTTACTCAAAATCCAAAATAGTTTTTAACCGCAGCCTGAAAAACGACATCAACATGCGCGTGTTTGAAGCCATGGCCACCGGCAGTTTGTTGGTGACCAACGACTTGTCTGACAACGGGCTAACCGAGCTGGCCACCCCGGATGAACACCTCGTAACCTACACCGATGAAAAAGAATTGCTTGAAAAGCTCCACTACTATTTGGAGCATCCCGCCGAGCGGGAGAAAATTGCACGAAACGGACGCAATTGGGCGCTGCGGAAACACACCTACCGGCACCGAATGGCCGCTCTCCTGGAAACCGTGTTTACTCAGGAAAAACAGAGACAGCCTGAAGAAGTCAAAAGTCTCACATCAATCGTTCTGCTCACGTACAACGGATTGGAGTACACCCAAAAGTGCATTGAAAGTATCCGGAAACACACCCATGTGCCTTACGAATTAATCGTAGTGGATAACGGCTCCACGGATGGAATGGTGAACTATTTGAAATCTCAGAAAGATGTTCACCTCATTCAAAATAAGAAGAATAGGGGATTTGCGGCCGGGAATAATCAGGGCATCCGGGCGAGCAAGGGGGATTTCATCGTCCTCTTAAATAACGACACGGTTGTTACGGATGGATGGCTCAGGCGGCTCCTGCGGGGGTTTCACCTGTCGCCGAAGGTCGGAATGGTGGGTCCCAAATCCAATTACGTTCAGAATCCGCTTCAGGTGGTGAATGACGTTGGGTATGAGAATTTGGAGGAAATGCAGGTTTTTGCCCAAAAATTTGCCCGCAAGAACAAAAACGCCTACTGGACCACCACCAAATTGGTGGGATTTTGTTTGGCTCTGAAACGAGAGGTAGTGGATCGCGTGGGGCTTCTGGATGAGTCCTTTGGACTGGGCAATTTTGAGGATGACGATTACTGCGTCCGGGCCCGAAAAGCCGGCTATTATCTGATTATTGCCGGGGACGTGTTCATTCATCATTACGGCAATCGCGCATTTCAGGAAAATAAAATTTCGTACGAAAAAATGATGCGGGAAAATCTTCGCAGATTCCAGGAAAAGTGGAAACATGATGTGGAATTTCGGGGCGAACGCTACTACCTCAAGGAAGATATTCACGGATTTGCTCTTTCGGAGATCGCCGCCGGGGAACGGGCATTTGCCCGTGGTGAAATTGAATCCGCCCGAAAACACTTTTTAAAGGCTCTCGAATGGGAACCCGAGAATGCCCAGGCCTTAAATGATCTGGGGGTGGTCACCTGGAAATTGAACCGGCCGGACGAAGCACTGGATTGTTTTGTACGGGCCGTTTCTGCTTCGCCGGAAAATTCCGACGCAAAAGAGAATCTCCTTCAGCTTGTGCAGAATACGGAGATTTCCGGTAAATTGAAACAGACACTGAATCGGCTCATTCAGTCCTTGAAGGACGTTCCGTTTCTGTATAAATTGGGGACGCTTCTATTGGAAAAAAACCGGGTTTCTGAAAGCGAAGCCTGTTTTGGCCGGATTCCTGAGCTGGATCAATCTGCCATTCTGGGGGAAATTGGTTTTGCTTTGATTGATTGGGAACAGGGGCGTCTGGAGGAGGCCATGCAGAAAATGGACAACGCCAGCCGCAGGGATCCCCAGAATCGGGATCTGATTCTGCAGTATGCCTTGATGGCCTTTCAAATCGGGCAGGGGGAAGAGGCCGTTCAATTATTGAAGGAATACCTGCGCGCCCATTCGGATCCGGAAATTCAGCAAACCCTGCAGTTTTTGGAGGAAAACACCGGGGGTGAAAAAGTGCGGCAGCCGGAAGTCGAAGAGGTATTCTGATGGCTAAGGGACAGAAAAAAGGCAAAAAGAAACGACGCACGGGGCGACAGAAAAAGACCGCCGAAAGTCAGTCGAACCTGCGCCCGGGAATCAGTATTTGCATGATTGTGAAGGATGAAGAAAAGCACCTGCCGAAATGCCTGGAAAGCGTGAAGGGCCTGGGTGCAGAACTCGTCATTGTGGACACGGGTTCCACGGACCGCACCATTGAAATTGCCCGAGGCTACGGGGCCCGTGTTTTTCATTTTCCCTGGAACAACAATTTTTCCGATGCCCGGAACGAATCTCTGAAACATGCCACAAAGGACTGGATTATTTGGTTGGATGCCGACGACCGGCTGCCCAAAAGCGAGCACGAAAAAATCCGCAGGCTGGCTCGTCAAAAGCCGGACAGGGGATTCCATTTTATCCTGCGCAATCAGGGATTAGACGATTCCAGGTGTTTCCAGCTTCGCATGTTTCCCAATCACCCGGATATTCGATTTGAAGGAGCGGTTCACGAACAGGCGGCCAGTGCGCTGAAGCGGCTGCATCTGCCTATTGAAAATACCGACGTTACCCTGATCCACACCGGCTATGCAACCGAGGAAATTGTCCGCGCGAAAAAGAAGAAATATGTGAACATGATGGAGGCCTGGCTGGCTGATCATCCGGACGACTGCCTCATCCAATACCAATTTGCATTGACCAATCACACAATGGATAATCACAAAAGAGCCGTACAGGAATTTGAAAAATTTCTGTCGCATTCCGGCTGTTTAAATCAGGATAAAAATGTAACCTTTTACGCGCTGATTTTAACGGGACGCTCCTATCTGAATCTGGGAAATACAGACAAGGCCCTGCACTATTTGCTGGAGGCAGAAAAGCTGAACGCCCAATCCGATTTCCTGAAAATGTCTCTGGCGGAGGTGTACACCAATCGCTCCGACCCCAAAAAGGCCATTCAGTATCTTGAAAGTGTGGGTGATTTGACGACGCCCCAAATTACATTTATGCCGCTGGATTTCAGTGTTCTTCACTTTGGGCAGATGGCCCTTTTGGCCTCAAATTGGATGAAGCTGGGGGAGCTGGAAAAGGCCCGCTACTATCTTGAGGAAGCAGAGAAGCTGAAACCCGAACGCGCTGAAATTGATTACTACTGGGGAGAGTGGTACGAAAGAAGCGGATATTCGGAAAAGGCGCTTTCATTTTATAAGCAGGCCACCCAAAAATCTCCTGAAACATTTTTGTACCATTTTAAAAAGGGCACACTGCATTTGGCCATGGGAGATGCCCTGCACGCCAGCCAGGAATACGAAATGTGTCAAAACCTTCTTCCGGGCAAGAAAGAGGTGCTGGTAAATCTTGGCGTTCTGGAGCGAAATTATGGCCGTTTAGAGAAATCGGAGGCCTTTTTGAAAAAGGCTCTCGAAAAATACAGCCATGATGCCGATGTGTCGTACCACTACGCTCAAACCCTTTTTGATGCCGGAAACTATGAAGGAAGCCTGGCCATTTTGCGAGAGGGCGAACCCTTTCGCCGAACGGAAAAAATGGTTTTGCTCTTGCTTTTGAATCTTTTTCATTTGCAAAAGATGAATGAATTCGGGCAGGAATTAGAAAAATTTCGTACCGCGTTTGTGCCGGGCATCCCCGGGGACCAACCGGGTTTATCTGAGGGATTTTTTGATCTGGCCTATTCCTATCAACAAGCCGTCCGGCCTGTTGAAGCTGAGTTGGCTTATTCCCTATTTATTCAGATAAAGTCAGAACCCAAACAGGCTGAGTTTCAAAAATGGGTCGAATTTCAAATGAAGGCCTTTCATTTAAATGCCGCGATTTCAAATCTTGAAACCCTCATTCTGAACACAAAGGGCTCCGCATCACTCATGCGGTATTTCCACTATCTGAGCCAATGTTATGCGTCACTCGGTATACGGGAAGCGGTTGAGATGTGTCGACAGAAAATATCCGTTTTATCGGAAGAATCGGACCATGCGCACGTGACTGTTCACGACAACCGCCTTGACGTACAGACGGTTTAACATGGCGGCAATTAAAAAATGAGCCCGTTTTATCACGCATAATCCTCCTCCTGTCACCTCCTTTAAATCTTACAAAATTTTAAAATATTCCACTAAAGAAATGAACAATGATGACGATAATTTAAATGAAGTAAAAAGACTTCAGCTTACCGGTAGCTGGAAGGGAATTGCCAACCCGTAATTGGCACTTAGCACGGATGCTAAATTAACACACTTAACACGGAGGTTTATTATGAGTTTACGTATTTATCACAACATTACTGCGATGACTGCGTATCGCAATTTGACCGTATCGGACAACATGCTGAGTAAATCGTTGGAACGCTTGTCATCCGGCTTGCGCATTAATAAGGCTGCTGATGACGCCGCAGGTCTGGGTATTTCTCAGAGAATGCGTGCGCAAATCAGTGGCTTGCAAATGGCCAGCCGGAATGCCAGTCAGGCCGTAAATGTGGTTCAGACGGCTGAAGGTTCCATGAACGAAATTCACAACATGTTGACCCGTATGCGGGAATTGGCTGTCCAGGCATCTTCGGACAGTGTTGGTTCCGATGACCGGGGTTACCTGAATTCTGAATTTACGGCGTTGAAGAACGAAATCGACCGTATTGCAACATCCACCGAATACAACGGGACCAAACTGATCAACGGAAGTTACACCGGCAACACGGTCAGTTCCACGGCCAGCGTAACAACGGCTACACCGGAGCTTGGTGTTCAGGAAATTGCCCTGAATGGAGCCAATGCCGGTACGTATACGATTACGGATTCCAGCGGCAGTACTTTGACAATGACCAATGGAACCACCACGCAGACCATCACGCTGACCGGTACAGGCACCAGTGGCGCGCCTGCTGATGGTGAAACCATTACGGCCAATTTTTCGGAACTGGGAATTACGCTGACCCTGAATCAGGCCTACGATGACGCAGACCTGGATGGAAAGAAAATTGTAGTCGAATCGGGTAGTGGCGGCCAGTTCCAGGTAGGGGCCGATAATGCGGCCGACAACCGAATCAGCTTTACGATTGGAAATCTGCAGGCCAGCGGGACTACACTGGGATTGAGCAGTGTCGTTATTAGTTCCAAATCGGCGGCCCAGAGTGCGATTGATTCGATCGATACGGCCATCGATGCGGTGAACTCCCAGAGAAGTAATCTGGGTGCTGTTCAAAATCGATTGGGTTACACGATTGCAAGCGTGAACAACCAGGCAGAAAATATTCAGGCATCCGAATCAACCATTCGGGATGCGGACTTTGCTCTGGAAATGTCCAGCTACACACGGGCACAAATCCTTGTCCAGGCGGGTACATCCATGTTAGCACAGGCAAATGCCACCCCTCAGACTGTTTTAACACTGCTCAGAGGGTAGGTCAAAAAATCGTTATCAAAAGGGGAGGAGGAATGGATTCTTCTTCCCCTTTATTTTGAAAGAAGGTGATCGCAAATGAGTGCCATATATGCCATGAAAACCGTTGCCAATGAACTGCCCAGGGTGGAAGCGGTTAGGCTGCCTGTGCATTATCCAAATTCCTTTTCCGGAGCAGAAAAAAAAGTTGATCATAGGCCTCCAAAACAAAGAGAATCGGTACCCAAACAGGAGATTGCTGATCTCCAGAAACAAACAGATAAATTGAATCGGATAATGGATATTTTTAGTCGGAAAATCCGATTTTTCGTTGATTCAAAAGAAAATAAGGTCGTTATCAAAATTATCGATTCCCGATCCGGAGAGGTCATCCGGCAAATTCCACCGGAAAAAATGATCAATTTTGTTAATCGGATTAACACTATGATTGGTTTTGTCCTTGATGAAAAAGCATAAATCACTTTTTCGTATGGGATAAATTGGAGAATTAAATGCCAGGCACATTTTCAGTTGGTGGTTTAGCTTCCGGTTTGGATACACAAAACATCCTGGACCAATTGGTGGCCATTGAAAGACGGCCCATTACATTGTTGCAGAACAGAAAGGATGGGTACAAAAAGAAACTGGATGTTTGGAATCAGGTATCCTCCAAGTTGTCCGATCTAATTTCTTCGCTGGGAAAATTGCGTACTGAGAGCAATTTTAAAGCATTTACAACCAACAGTGAAAATGAAGACATTGTCACTCTGTCTGCCACATCGTCGGCTGAGGCCGCAGAACATTCCATTAAAGTTTTACAGATCGCACAGCAGCGAAAAATATCCTCTCAATCCTTTGAAAGCAAAACAGAAAATCTTGGGCTGACGGGCGATTTTTTAATTGACGGCAAGCTTATTTCCGTAAGCACAACAGACAGCCTGATGGATATCCGGGACAAAATCAATAATGCAAATGCCGGGGTTCAGGCCTCCATTCTTGAGCTTGCAGACAATGAATTCCGGCTGGTGATTGCCAGTAAATCAACGGGGGAAGACGGATTTCACATCCTGGATGCCAGTACGACAAATATCCTGCAGAATCTTGGTCTGACTACAGGCACGGAATCCATAAAGAATCAAATCACGGGAGGGGTCGAATCCGATAGCTTTTCAGATATTTCTGCAACCATCGGAAGTGTGCTTAATCTTTCATCTCCCCAAAGCGGAACGGTTACCATTGGTGATAAAACGGTCTCCATTGATTTATCTTCAGATACACTGTCCACAATAAAGGATAAAATAAATGCGGCGAGCCCAACAGGAGTTGTGGCCTCCATTGTTTCAGATACCGAGAATAATCAAACCATTTACAAGCTGAGAATTGAGGGAACCTCCACATTTTCCGACGATAACAACATATTGCAAACACTGGGGATTCTTGAAGGGGATACCGGCGCTCCTGCTACGGCACAAGTCATTACCGGGAGTGCTGTCAATACGACAGACGGATCAACGGCCATCACGGCCGCAACAACCTTTGGCAGCATTTACAATGCGAATGTTTCCAACGGGGATACCATCACAATTGTAGGAAAAGATCACAGTGGAACAGATGTTTCCAGTACATTTACGATTACGGATACGTCCACAACCACGGTTCAGGATCTTCTGGATGCGATTGAATCGGCGTTTTCAGGAGCTGTTACGGCATCCGTTAACAGTTCGGGAAAAATTGTAGTCACCGATAATTCCACCGGTACCAGCCAATTGGATGTAAATCTTATTGAAAATAATGAAGGCGGAGGCAGCCTTAATTTTGGGACATTTTCAACCACAACCACCGGTCGGGATGCAATTTCTGGAGATCTCCAGGCGGGGCAGGACGCTTCTATTGAAGTGGACGGCATTCAGCTCACCCGAAGTTCCAATTCCATTTCGGATATTTTGCAGGGTGTCACACTTAATTTACATAAGGCGGATACAACATCCACCGTCAATATTTCGGTTTCCCGAGATTTTGATACGATCAAAAGCAATATTAATGATTTCATTAAAAAATATAATGGCATTATTGATTTTATTAATAAGCAATTTACGTATGATACAGACAAGGAAAAAGCCGGCACTCTGTTGGGAGATACAACATTGATTTCGGTTCAATCTGAAATTAAGAATATTGTTTCGGATAGAATTAGCGGTTTACCGGAGACGCTTCGTTCGCTTGCTCAGATTGGAATCGACACCGATAGCGACGGAAAACTCTCAATGGACGAATCGAAATTTGATGAAAAAATTCAGGATAATTTTGATGGCGTGGTCAAGATTTTTTCGGCTATCGGAGAAACCACAGATAGTGATATTTCCTATATTAACCATACAAAGGACACCCTCCCCGGAACTTACGCCGTAAATATTACCCAGGCTGCCACCCAGGCAGAAGTTCTGGGAACGACCAATTTGCAAACGGGAATTGCGGGTTCGGAGGTGTTAACGCTTGCTGACAAATATACGGGGCAAACGGCGTCCATTACACTTGATTCAGGGTTAACCATTGATGAAATTGTCAGCAAAATCAATGCGGAAACCTCTCAAACATACAGCCAGAAAAGGACGTCTTCGGGAACCATTCTCACGAGTGGAAATCCGGCGACCTCCAGCACGCTCTGGAGTGATGTTGATGGGGATATAACCTCTGGCGACACGATTACGATTAGCGGCACCACGCATAATGGAAACAGCGTCTCCAGTGTTTATACGGTTTCGGATGGAGATACGGTAGGTGATTTTCTCACGGCCATCCAGGACGCTTTTGATAATACGGTTACGGCAACCATTAACGACCAGGGAGAAATTGTGGTCACGGATGTGGATTCCGGAACCAGCCAGATGGATATTTCGCTGACCCCCAACAATGAGGGAGGCGGGTCGCTCGATCTGGGGACAATGGACCTGACCCAAACGGGGCGGTATGATTTGGAAATAACCGCGTACAATGATAATGGCTATCTGAAAATAGTTCACGATAGCTACGGCTCTGCATATGGCTTTTCTGTGACACAAAGTACAAACTATCTGGGGATTACGGATGGAAGCTATGCCGGTCAGGATGTGGCCGGTACCATAAATGGTGAAAATGCCACGGGAACGGGTCAAATACTCACGGGCGACAGCGGGGATTCCAATATCGACGGATTGAGCATTCAGGTTACCTTAACGCCCTCACAATTAAGCGACCAGGGGGCAGACCAGGGCAGCATTTCGCTGACTTACGGCGTGGCTGAGCAATTATATACGCATCTGAAAAAAATTACCGATGAATTTGACGGATATGTTTCACTGCGGGAAAAGAACATTCAAGACACAATGGATGATATCCAGGATCGAATTGATCTAATGGAACAACGGGTGGCAAAGAAAAAGCAAAATCTCGAAGATCAATTTCTGAATTTAGAGCGGTCAATGGCTGCGTTGAATTCCTTACAAAGCTATTTGGGCCCCCAATTGGCGCATCTGAGTAGTTCATTTGGTTAAAATTGAGTGGAGGTAAATGTATGGTGGCAAAGCAGGGATTGGAATCCTATTTAAATACGAGTATCGATACGCTGGATGCCGGGAAACTTATTGTGCTGTTATATGATAAACTGGAAGAAAAGCTGCAATTGGCCATTGATCGGCTCAATGATGGGGATATGATGGGAAAGGGAAATGCAATTCTCAAAAGTCAGGATATTATAATGGAATTATTGTCTTCTCTGAATTTAAAAACAGGCCAAATCGCTATAAATCTTCAGGCTATTTACCTTTTTATGTTTCGAGAACTCAATCGGATTAATCTTGAAAAAGATGTGAATGCACTGAAAAAGGTGCTCAGAGCGGTTCAGGAGTTAAAAAGTGCATGGGTTGAAATTACCACAAAGAAAAAAAGTGAAACAACGCAAGCAAAGCATCCGGACAAACGGCAGCAGAAAACACTGGCCATTGTTGCTTGACGAAAGGATAATGGAAATGCCGATTCATCAATATAAAGAGGGGTTATTGACAGCATTAAGCGATCACTATCGAACCTATCAGAATTTGTACAGGCTTTCTAAAAAGCAGAACGATTTTCTGAAAAACAAGGAGATGGATTCCCTTTTTGAAACGACTCCCAAAAAAGAAAATCTCGTTGAAAGCCTCAAATTAAGTGAGAAGGAGATTAACCATTATCAAAGAAAATGGAGTGATTTGCGGGATAATCTTTCATTTGAGGATCGGCAGGAAGTGCAGAGGGTTCTGGAAAATATTCAATCCGTTGTAAAAGATTTGCTTTCGATGGAAAATGAAAATAAAAAATTACTCGAACATCAAAAAAGCGAAGTAAAAAGTAATTTGTCAAGACTTTCGGTGAACAAAAGGAATATTCGGAAGTATATGTTACAAGAGCAGCTCTATAAGCAGGAAAAAATGCAATAGGAGACGTCCGCTTTATGAAAATTAATGAAATAAATTCCCAAAAATATATCTCCAATATAAACCAGCACGCTGCCAAGAAGGAACCGGTTGTCAAGAAACAGGCTCCAAATGGGAAGGATGAGATTCAGCTTTCCCTCAAAGGAAAACAACTTAGCCAATCCAAGCATTTATTGGGGATTGCCAAAGAAAAACTAAAAAATATTCCGGATGTTCGGTTTGATAAAATTGAAGAAGCCGTTAAAAATATTCAGGAAGGAAAATACAATCAACCTGAGGTGGTAGAAAAGGTTGCTCATGCTATCATTCAACAGGCTGATTTTCAGGAGATTATTGGACAAAAGGCACAAAGCCAGACACTTTCCCCTGAAAGAATTCAGGACATTCAGACGAAGATGAGTTCTGGTTTTTATTCAAAGCCGGAAGTAGTCGACAAAATTGCTCAAAAAATATTAAGGGATTTTGAGTAGAGGGAGTAAAAATATTCTTGACTTTTAGGAAAAAAATTCATATAATTACTATCAATTTGGGGCTATAGTTCAGCTGGGAGAACGCTTGACTGGCAGTCAAGAGGTCGCCGGTTCGAGTCCGGCTAGCTCCACAAATAAAATCACGTATTTACATTTAAAAACAGGGAATTAGCAAGTTAAGGCTGATTCCCTTTTTTGCTTTATTTTACGCCATTTTTCTTTCCTTTTCGATTCAAATGGTAGCAAAATGGTAGCAAAAAATCAGCGCAAAATGGCTGTCTTTCCTTGTCTTTCGAAATTTAGAATCCAGAACAATTCTCAAAACGGCAGGTCCTTTTTATAATCTTCCCAGGCGGATTAGCGAATTTCCTCTAATTCTTTTTGAAAAAAAGAAACAATTGCCGCGAATGCATGCCAAAAAAAGGAAATAAAAAGAGAACGAGTGTTCAAATATAACGTTAATGGCTCCATTATGAGGAAAAACACAGTACACAAAATAGAGAAAAAAATAAAAAAGTGCTTGACAATAATAAATATAATT
This window contains:
- the fliD gene encoding flagellar filament capping protein FliD; this encodes MPGTFSVGGLASGLDTQNILDQLVAIERRPITLLQNRKDGYKKKLDVWNQVSSKLSDLISSLGKLRTESNFKAFTTNSENEDIVTLSATSSAEAAEHSIKVLQIAQQRKISSQSFESKTENLGLTGDFLIDGKLISVSTTDSLMDIRDKINNANAGVQASILELADNEFRLVIASKSTGEDGFHILDASTTNILQNLGLTTGTESIKNQITGGVESDSFSDISATIGSVLNLSSPQSGTVTIGDKTVSIDLSSDTLSTIKDKINAASPTGVVASIVSDTENNQTIYKLRIEGTSTFSDDNNILQTLGILEGDTGAPATAQVITGSAVNTTDGSTAITAATTFGSIYNANVSNGDTITIVGKDHSGTDVSSTFTITDTSTTTVQDLLDAIESAFSGAVTASVNSSGKIVVTDNSTGTSQLDVNLIENNEGGGSLNFGTFSTTTTGRDAISGDLQAGQDASIEVDGIQLTRSSNSISDILQGVTLNLHKADTTSTVNISVSRDFDTIKSNINDFIKKYNGIIDFINKQFTYDTDKEKAGTLLGDTTLISVQSEIKNIVSDRISGLPETLRSLAQIGIDTDSDGKLSMDESKFDEKIQDNFDGVVKIFSAIGETTDSDISYINHTKDTLPGTYAVNITQAATQAEVLGTTNLQTGIAGSEVLTLADKYTGQTASITLDSGLTIDEIVSKINAETSQTYSQKRTSSGTILTSGNPATSSTLWSDVDGDITSGDTITISGTTHNGNSVSSVYTVSDGDTVGDFLTAIQDAFDNTVTATINDQGEIVVTDVDSGTSQMDISLTPNNEGGGSLDLGTMDLTQTGRYDLEITAYNDNGYLKIVHDSYGSAYGFSVTQSTNYLGITDGSYAGQDVAGTINGENATGTGQILTGDSGDSNIDGLSIQVTLTPSQLSDQGADQGSISLTYGVAEQLYTHLKKITDEFDGYVSLREKNIQDTMDDIQDRIDLMEQRVAKKKQNLEDQFLNLERSMAALNSLQSYLGPQLAHLSSSFG
- a CDS encoding flagellin, giving the protein MSLRIYHNITAMTAYRNLTVSDNMLSKSLERLSSGLRINKAADDAAGLGISQRMRAQISGLQMASRNASQAVNVVQTAEGSMNEIHNMLTRMRELAVQASSDSVGSDDRGYLNSEFTALKNEIDRIATSTEYNGTKLINGSYTGNTVSSTASVTTATPELGVQEIALNGANAGTYTITDSSGSTLTMTNGTTTQTITLTGTGTSGAPADGETITANFSELGITLTLNQAYDDADLDGKKIVVESGSGGQFQVGADNAADNRISFTIGNLQASGTTLGLSSVVISSKSAAQSAIDSIDTAIDAVNSQRSNLGAVQNRLGYTIASVNNQAENIQASESTIRDADFALEMSSYTRAQILVQAGTSMLAQANATPQTVLTLLRG
- a CDS encoding glycosyltransferase, with amino-acid sequence MAKGQKKGKKKRRTGRQKKTAESQSNLRPGISICMIVKDEEKHLPKCLESVKGLGAELVIVDTGSTDRTIEIARGYGARVFHFPWNNNFSDARNESLKHATKDWIIWLDADDRLPKSEHEKIRRLARQKPDRGFHFILRNQGLDDSRCFQLRMFPNHPDIRFEGAVHEQAASALKRLHLPIENTDVTLIHTGYATEEIVRAKKKKYVNMMEAWLADHPDDCLIQYQFALTNHTMDNHKRAVQEFEKFLSHSGCLNQDKNVTFYALILTGRSYLNLGNTDKALHYLLEAEKLNAQSDFLKMSLAEVYTNRSDPKKAIQYLESVGDLTTPQITFMPLDFSVLHFGQMALLASNWMKLGELEKARYYLEEAEKLKPERAEIDYYWGEWYERSGYSEKALSFYKQATQKSPETFLYHFKKGTLHLAMGDALHASQEYEMCQNLLPGKKEVLVNLGVLERNYGRLEKSEAFLKKALEKYSHDADVSYHYAQTLFDAGNYEGSLAILREGEPFRRTEKMVLLLLLNLFHLQKMNEFGQELEKFRTAFVPGIPGDQPGLSEGFFDLAYSYQQAVRPVEAELAYSLFIQIKSEPKQAEFQKWVEFQMKAFHLNAAISNLETLILNTKGSASLMRYFHYLSQCYASLGIREAVEMCRQKISVLSEESDHAHVTVHDNRLDVQTV
- a CDS encoding flagellar protein FlgN, which gives rise to MPIHQYKEGLLTALSDHYRTYQNLYRLSKKQNDFLKNKEMDSLFETTPKKENLVESLKLSEKEINHYQRKWSDLRDNLSFEDRQEVQRVLENIQSVVKDLLSMENENKKLLEHQKSEVKSNLSRLSVNKRNIRKYMLQEQLYKQEKMQ
- the fliS gene encoding flagellar export chaperone FliS, producing MVAKQGLESYLNTSIDTLDAGKLIVLLYDKLEEKLQLAIDRLNDGDMMGKGNAILKSQDIIMELLSSLNLKTGQIAINLQAIYLFMFRELNRINLEKDVNALKKVLRAVQELKSAWVEITTKKKSETTQAKHPDKRQQKTLAIVA
- a CDS encoding flagellar protein FlaG; its protein translation is MSAIYAMKTVANELPRVEAVRLPVHYPNSFSGAEKKVDHRPPKQRESVPKQEIADLQKQTDKLNRIMDIFSRKIRFFVDSKENKVVIKIIDSRSGEVIRQIPPEKMINFVNRINTMIGFVLDEKA